In a single window of the Nodularia spumigena CCY9414 genome:
- a CDS encoding magnesium chelatase subunit H: MFTHVKSTIRHIAPDNLRGRNLIKVVYVVLESQYQSALSQAVSTINSNNPNLAIEISGYLIEELRDPENYEEFKREMETANIFIASLIFIEDLAQKVVTAVEPHRHHLDVSVVFPSMPEVMRLNKMGTFSLAQLGQSKSAIAQFMRKRKEKSGAGFQDGMLKLLRTLPQVLKFLPMEKAQDARNFMLSFQYWLGGSPENLENFLLMLADKYVLKDVDKKNFPSPTYEAPVVYPDMGIWHPLATTMFEDIREYLNWYTARKDISSDLKDPLAPCVGLVLQRTHLVTGDDAHYVAIVQELESLGARVIPVFAGGLDFSKPVDAYFYEPTTNTTLIDAVISLTGFALVGGPARQDHPKAIESLKRLNRPYMVALPLVFQTTEEWMDSDLGLHPIQVALQIAIPELDGAIEPIILSGRDGATGKAHALQDRVEAIAQRALKWANLRRKPKLDKKVAITVFSFPPDKGNVGTAAYLDVFGSIFEVLKGLRNNGYDVQDVPETAQALMEQVIHDAQAQYSSPELNIAYKMSVPEYEALTPYSQRLEENWGPPPGNLNSDGQNLLIYGKQFGNVFIGVQPTFGYEGDPMRLLFSRSASPHHGFAAYYTYLEQIWGADAVLHFGTHGSLEFMPGKQMGMSGDCYPDNLIGSIPNLYYYAANNPSEATIAKRRSYAETISYLTPPAENAGLYKGLKELSELIASYQTLKDSGRGIPIVNTIMDKCRIVNLDKDINLPDTDAKEMTADERDHIVGSVYRKLMEIESRLLPCGLHVIGKPPSAEEAVATLVNIGSLDRQEEEILSLPRIIASSIGRDIDDIYKNSDLGNLEDVQLLQDITLATREAVAALVKAQTDAEGRVSLVSRLNFFNMGKKEPWVEALHKAGYPKVDPEALKPVFEYLEFCLKQVCADNELGALLQGLEGEYVLPGPGGDPIRNPDVLPTGKNIHALDPQSIPTAAAVQSAKIVVDRLLERNKAENEGKWPETIACVLWGTDNIKTYGESLAQIMWMIGVRPVPDALGRVNKLELIPLEELGRPRIDVVINCSGVFRDLFINQMNLLDQGVKMAAEADEPLEMNFVRQHALKQAEEMGINLRQAATRVFSNASGSYSSNINLAVENSTWDSEAELQEMYLRRKSFSFNSDNPGVMDESRQMFETSLKTADATFQNLDSSEISLTDVSHYFDSDPTKLVASLRKDGKTPASYIADTTTANAQVRSLTETVRLDARTKLLNPKWYEGMLSHGYEGVRELSKRLVNTTGWSATAGAVDNWIYEDTNETFIKDEEMQKRLMNLNPHSFRKIVSTLLEMNGRGYWETSDDNLDRLRELYQEVEDRIEGIE; the protein is encoded by the coding sequence ATGTTCACACACGTCAAGTCCACCATTAGACATATTGCGCCTGATAACTTACGCGGACGTAATTTAATCAAGGTGGTCTATGTCGTGCTTGAGTCCCAATATCAAAGTGCATTGTCGCAAGCTGTTAGCACAATAAACTCGAACAACCCCAACCTAGCCATTGAAATCAGTGGGTACTTGATCGAGGAACTCCGAGATCCAGAGAACTACGAAGAGTTCAAACGGGAAATGGAGACTGCTAACATCTTTATCGCCTCACTTATTTTCATAGAAGACTTAGCACAAAAAGTAGTTACAGCCGTAGAACCACACCGCCATCACCTAGATGTTTCGGTTGTTTTCCCATCCATGCCCGAAGTTATGCGCCTCAATAAAATGGGGACTTTTTCCTTGGCACAATTGGGACAATCGAAGAGTGCGATCGCTCAATTTATGCGGAAACGCAAGGAAAAATCTGGAGCAGGATTCCAAGATGGAATGCTGAAACTGCTGCGAACCTTGCCCCAAGTATTAAAGTTCTTGCCAATGGAAAAGGCACAGGACGCTCGAAATTTCATGCTCAGTTTTCAGTATTGGCTTGGAGGTTCACCAGAAAACCTGGAAAACTTCTTGCTAATGTTAGCTGATAAATATGTATTAAAAGATGTAGACAAGAAAAATTTTCCATCTCCCACTTATGAAGCGCCAGTTGTCTATCCCGATATGGGAATTTGGCATCCTTTGGCGACCACCATGTTTGAGGATATAAGAGAATACCTGAATTGGTACACCGCCCGCAAGGATATTTCTAGTGATCTAAAAGATCCCTTAGCTCCTTGTGTCGGTTTAGTATTACAACGCACGCACCTAGTTACAGGTGATGATGCCCATTATGTAGCCATTGTCCAGGAATTGGAATCACTGGGAGCCAGAGTAATTCCTGTATTTGCCGGCGGCTTGGATTTTTCCAAACCCGTGGATGCTTACTTTTATGAACCGACTACCAACACAACGTTGATTGATGCAGTGATTTCGTTGACTGGGTTTGCCTTAGTTGGTGGTCCAGCTAGACAAGACCATCCCAAAGCCATTGAATCACTCAAACGCCTGAATCGTCCTTATATGGTAGCGTTGCCCTTAGTCTTCCAAACCACAGAAGAGTGGATGGATAGCGACTTGGGTTTACATCCCATTCAAGTAGCTTTGCAAATTGCTATTCCTGAATTAGATGGAGCCATTGAGCCGATAATTTTATCAGGTAGAGATGGGGCTACAGGAAAAGCACACGCCCTCCAGGATCGAGTAGAAGCCATAGCCCAAAGAGCCTTAAAATGGGCTAACCTGCGCCGCAAGCCAAAACTTGACAAAAAAGTTGCCATCACCGTTTTCAGCTTCCCCCCAGATAAAGGCAACGTCGGAACCGCCGCTTACTTAGATGTATTCGGTTCCATATTTGAAGTATTAAAAGGGCTAAGAAACAACGGCTACGACGTGCAAGACGTTCCCGAAACCGCCCAAGCGTTAATGGAACAAGTCATCCACGATGCCCAGGCACAGTATTCCAGCCCAGAACTGAACATCGCCTACAAGATGTCAGTCCCAGAGTATGAAGCACTCACCCCCTACTCCCAACGCCTAGAAGAAAACTGGGGACCACCTCCCGGAAACCTCAACAGCGATGGTCAGAACCTGCTGATTTACGGCAAACAATTTGGTAACGTCTTCATCGGCGTACAGCCTACATTTGGTTACGAAGGCGACCCCATGCGGCTATTGTTCTCCCGTTCAGCCAGTCCTCACCACGGTTTTGCAGCTTACTACACCTACCTAGAGCAAATTTGGGGTGCGGATGCAGTACTGCACTTTGGTACACATGGTTCCTTGGAATTTATGCCAGGTAAGCAAATGGGGATGTCTGGAGACTGTTACCCAGATAACCTAATTGGCTCAATTCCCAACCTGTATTACTACGCAGCCAATAACCCCAGTGAAGCGACAATTGCCAAACGCCGCAGTTATGCTGAAACAATTTCCTACCTGACACCACCCGCAGAAAACGCCGGGTTATATAAAGGTTTGAAAGAACTCAGCGAATTAATAGCTTCATACCAAACCTTAAAAGATAGTGGGCGAGGCATTCCCATTGTCAACACGATCATGGATAAATGCCGGATCGTCAACCTGGATAAAGATATTAACTTACCAGATACCGATGCCAAAGAAATGACCGCCGATGAGCGAGATCATATTGTTGGTAGCGTCTACCGGAAGTTAATGGAAATTGAATCTAGGCTGTTACCTTGCGGGTTGCACGTCATTGGTAAACCACCAAGTGCGGAAGAAGCAGTAGCTACCCTAGTTAACATTGGTAGTTTAGATCGTCAAGAAGAAGAAATTCTCAGCTTACCCCGAATCATTGCCAGCAGCATCGGGCGTGACATAGACGACATTTACAAAAACAGCGACCTCGGTAATTTAGAAGATGTCCAGTTATTACAAGATATAACCTTAGCCACCCGTGAAGCAGTAGCCGCACTGGTAAAAGCGCAAACCGACGCAGAAGGCAGAGTTTCTTTGGTTTCCCGGTTGAACTTCTTCAACATGGGTAAAAAAGAACCTTGGGTAGAAGCTTTACATAAAGCCGGCTATCCCAAAGTTGACCCAGAAGCCTTAAAGCCAGTGTTTGAGTATTTGGAATTCTGCTTGAAACAAGTTTGTGCAGATAACGAACTCGGCGCATTACTCCAAGGCTTAGAAGGCGAATATGTTTTACCTGGCCCTGGTGGAGATCCCATCCGTAACCCGGATGTATTGCCTACAGGTAAGAATATCCATGCCCTCGACCCCCAATCAATCCCCACAGCCGCCGCAGTCCAATCAGCCAAAATCGTTGTAGATCGGCTCTTGGAACGTAACAAGGCAGAAAATGAGGGTAAATGGCCAGAAACCATCGCCTGTGTCCTCTGGGGAACCGATAACATCAAAACTTACGGTGAATCCCTAGCACAAATTATGTGGATGATTGGTGTGCGTCCGGTTCCCGATGCTTTGGGACGGGTGAACAAGTTGGAGTTAATACCTTTAGAAGAGTTGGGACGACCCAGAATTGATGTAGTAATCAACTGTTCTGGTGTATTCCGCGACTTGTTCATTAACCAAATGAACCTGCTAGACCAAGGTGTGAAAATGGCTGCTGAGGCTGATGAACCCTTAGAAATGAACTTTGTTCGCCAACACGCTTTGAAACAAGCCGAGGAAATGGGAATTAATCTGCGTCAAGCAGCGACTCGCGTTTTCTCTAATGCTTCTGGTTCTTACTCGTCAAATATTAACTTAGCGGTAGAAAACAGCACTTGGGATAGTGAAGCCGAGTTGCAGGAAATGTACCTGAGACGGAAATCGTTCTCCTTCAATTCTGATAACCCCGGTGTGATGGATGAGTCACGGCAGATGTTTGAAACTTCTTTGAAAACTGCTGATGCTACATTCCAAAACCTGGACTCTTCGGAAATTAGCTTAACGGACGTTTCCCACTACTTTGACTCAGATCCTACTAAGTTAGTAGCAAGTCTGCGTAAAGATGGGAAGACACCAGCATCATACATTGCAGACACTACCACAGCAAATGCACAGGTGCGATCGTTAACGGAAACCGTGCGTTTAGATGCGCGTACCAAGTTGTTAAACCCCAAATGGTACGAAGGGATGTTATCTCACGGTTACGAAGGTGTACGCGAACTTTCCAAGCGGTTAGTAAATACCACTGGTTGGAGTGCGACCGCCGGCGCTGTGGATAACTGGATTTATGAGGATACCAACGAAACCTTCATCAAAGATGAAGAAATGCAGAAACGGTTGATGAATCTCAACCCCCATTCTTTCCGCAAGATTGTTTCCACGTTGTTGGAAATGAATGGTCGCGGTTATTGGGAGACTAGCGACGATAATTTAGATCGTCTGCGCGAGTTGTACCAAGAGGTTGAAGACCGGATTGAAGGTATAGAATAG
- a CDS encoding Eco57I restriction-modification methylase domain-containing protein: protein MNAPLSIIQLVDYFHQQIDLYKGSGLNETQTRIQFIDPFFAALGWDISNEKQVSDIYQDVVHEDRLKISDAKKAKAPDYSFRVGGVRKFFVEAKKPAVNVGTNISAAFQLRRYGWSAKLPVSILTDFEEFSVYDCRIMPNKNDPASQGRIKYFKYTEYVEKWEEIYQLFSKEAVLNGSLEKFAETKVKAGVTVDQAFLREIETWRENLAANIAWRNPQIKQRDLNFAVQITINRIIFLRICEDREIEIYEQLLNLLKFQNIYQELGRLFINADYRYNSGLFYFQQEKGREQPDDFTLNLTIEDYPLRAIIKKLYPPESPYEFSVIPVEILGQVYEQFLGKIITLSASRQAVVEDKPEVRKAGGVYYTPSYIVDYIVKETIGKFLEGKKPEKVQEMSIIDPACGSGSFLIVAYQFLLDWYLQQYLQNLKKYKNKIYQVTGNSWRLTSTERKRILLAHIYGIDIDQQAVETTKLSLLLKVLEGESVETITKQLEFLKERALPDLDNNIQCGNSLIDGEFYQNNQLDLLDEDTSERINIFDWETGFSAIMKRGGFDIVIGNPPYIRIQALKEWAALEVEFYQEKYVSAKKGNYDIYVIFVEKGLNLLTKDGRLGFILPHKFFNAQYGELIRGFIAENKSLNQIIHFGDKQVFTDATTYTCLLFLSKQKNKSFEFKKIHSLIDWRSDENKNIVRQIFPMSYISHEEWNFVMGRDDKWFSKINNISVKLGDIAHLFVGLQTDADDIFIMEQVCIENQQVLCKSQVNGKLYWLENNFLKYFLKGSLNICRYSFKNVNKRLIFPYETINNKSVLLSAHDYENRFPLTWNYIQENQARLAARNKGKMGTKWYGYVYHKNHTRFDSPKLLVPAIGTGSCFTADLNGGYYFVGSGGGGGGGYGISLLAEINISYFYVLGILNSQLINKFLQLISTPFRGGYIALSKQFIQKIPIKLLDLSKSTDQVIHHGMIRLVEQMLALHQQLNEVQTPPAKKRVIQQIKATDRQINQLVYELYELTDEEIAIVEG from the coding sequence ATGAATGCCCCTCTGAGTATCATTCAACTTGTTGATTATTTTCACCAGCAAATAGATTTATATAAAGGGAGTGGCTTAAATGAAACACAAACTCGGATTCAATTTATTGATCCATTTTTTGCAGCTTTGGGATGGGATATCAGCAATGAAAAACAAGTTTCTGACATTTATCAAGATGTTGTTCATGAAGATAGGTTGAAAATTAGTGATGCTAAAAAAGCAAAAGCACCAGATTATAGTTTTCGTGTAGGGGGAGTAAGAAAGTTTTTTGTGGAAGCCAAGAAACCTGCTGTGAATGTAGGTACAAATATTAGTGCTGCTTTTCAACTTAGACGTTATGGATGGTCAGCAAAATTACCAGTTAGCATTTTAACGGATTTTGAAGAGTTTTCGGTTTATGACTGTCGGATTATGCCCAATAAAAATGATCCGGCATCTCAAGGAAGAATTAAATATTTTAAGTATACAGAATATGTAGAAAAATGGGAAGAAATTTATCAACTTTTTTCTAAAGAAGCTGTGTTAAATGGTTCCTTAGAAAAATTTGCTGAAACTAAAGTGAAAGCAGGTGTTACCGTTGATCAAGCATTTTTACGGGAAATCGAAACTTGGCGAGAAAATTTAGCCGCTAATATCGCTTGGCGCAACCCGCAAATTAAACAAAGAGACTTAAACTTTGCAGTTCAAATAACTATTAATAGAATCATATTTTTACGCATCTGTGAAGATAGGGAAATTGAAATTTATGAACAGTTATTAAATTTATTAAAATTTCAGAATATTTATCAAGAATTAGGACGTTTATTTATCAATGCAGACTATCGTTATAATTCTGGTTTATTTTATTTTCAACAAGAGAAAGGACGCGAACAACCAGATGATTTTACCCTAAATCTGACAATAGAAGATTATCCTTTAAGAGCGATTATTAAAAAGCTGTATCCACCAGAAAGTCCTTATGAGTTTTCTGTGATTCCTGTAGAAATTTTAGGACAGGTTTATGAGCAGTTTTTGGGTAAAATAATTACCTTATCAGCTAGTCGTCAAGCAGTAGTAGAAGATAAGCCAGAAGTTAGAAAAGCCGGTGGTGTTTATTATACTCCTAGTTATATTGTAGATTATATTGTCAAAGAAACTATTGGCAAGTTTTTAGAGGGTAAGAAACCAGAAAAAGTCCAAGAAATGAGCATTATTGATCCGGCCTGTGGCTCTGGTTCTTTTTTAATAGTAGCTTATCAATTTTTATTAGATTGGTATTTACAGCAGTATCTGCAAAATTTAAAGAAATACAAAAATAAAATTTATCAAGTTACAGGTAATAGTTGGCGGTTAACTTCAACTGAAAGAAAACGGATTTTATTAGCTCATATCTATGGTATAGATATTGATCAACAGGCAGTTGAAACAACAAAGCTGTCTTTGCTGTTAAAGGTTTTAGAGGGTGAATCAGTTGAAACTATTACAAAACAGTTAGAGTTTTTAAAGGAAAGGGCTTTACCAGATTTAGATAATAATATTCAGTGTGGTAATTCTTTAATAGATGGAGAATTTTATCAAAATAATCAGCTTGATTTACTAGATGAGGATACATCTGAGCGGATTAATATTTTTGATTGGGAAACTGGTTTTTCGGCAATTATGAAACGAGGAGGTTTTGATATAGTTATTGGAAATCCTCCTTATATTCGGATTCAAGCTTTAAAAGAATGGGCTGCTCTGGAAGTAGAATTTTATCAGGAAAAATATGTTTCTGCGAAGAAGGGAAATTATGATATCTATGTTATTTTTGTAGAAAAAGGATTAAATTTATTAACAAAAGATGGGCGTTTGGGTTTTATTTTACCTCATAAGTTTTTTAATGCTCAATATGGAGAACTTATCAGAGGATTTATAGCGGAAAATAAATCATTAAATCAAATTATTCATTTTGGAGATAAACAAGTTTTTACTGATGCAACTACATACACTTGTTTATTATTTTTAAGTAAGCAGAAAAATAAAAGTTTTGAATTTAAGAAAATTCATAGTTTGATTGATTGGCGTAGTGATGAAAATAAAAATATAGTTAGGCAAATTTTTCCTATGTCATATATTTCCCATGAGGAGTGGAATTTTGTAATGGGAAGAGATGACAAATGGTTTAGTAAAATCAATAATATATCGGTGAAGTTAGGTGATATTGCTCATCTATTTGTAGGCTTACAAACTGATGCAGATGATATCTTTATTATGGAACAGGTATGTATAGAAAATCAGCAAGTTCTATGTAAATCTCAAGTAAATGGGAAGTTATATTGGTTAGAAAATAATTTTTTAAAATATTTCTTGAAAGGATCACTGAATATTTGTAGGTATTCTTTCAAAAATGTGAATAAACGTCTGATTTTTCCTTATGAAACCATCAACAATAAATCTGTATTATTGTCAGCACATGACTATGAAAATAGATTTCCTCTGACATGGAATTATATCCAAGAAAATCAAGCTCGTTTAGCAGCCAGAAATAAAGGTAAGATGGGAACAAAGTGGTATGGTTATGTATATCATAAAAATCATACTCGCTTTGATTCACCAAAGTTATTAGTTCCCGCAATTGGTACTGGTAGTTGTTTCACTGCTGATTTAAATGGTGGTTATTATTTCGTTGGTAGTGGAGGTGGGGGTGGTGGTGGATATGGGATTTCTCTATTAGCAGAAATCAATATATCTTATTTTTATGTATTAGGTATTCTGAATTCTCAATTAATCAACAAGTTTTTGCAGTTGATTAGCACACCATTTAGAGGAGGCTATATAGCTTTAAGTAAACAATTTATTCAAAAAATACCTATTAAATTATTAGATTTATCAAAATCTACTGATCAGGTTATCCATCATGGTATGATTAGACTTGTGGAACAAATGCTTGCACTTCATCAACAACTAAATGAAGTCCAAACGCCCCCAGCTAAAAAAAGAGTTATACAACAAATTAAAGCCACAGATAGACAAATTAATCAATTGGTGTATGAACTCTATGAATTAACTGATGAGGAAATAGCTATTGTGGAAGGTTGA
- a CDS encoding heavy metal translocating P-type ATPase has protein sequence MDTLTLKLKGMSCASCANNIDQAIRSVPGVTDCNVNFGFEQATINYDQKRTDLKTIQAAIDAVGYSSYLPQTDILAGEDETEKASKLAEDREITRKVIVGGVIGIIMFVGSIPMMTGINVPFIPAFLHNYWVQLVLTIPVQFWCGWSFYVNGWKALKHHTATMDTLMAVGTSAAFLYSVFVTFFPGFFMAQGLMPHVYYEVSVIVIALILLGRLLEHRARGKTSEAIHQLMGLQPKNARVIRDGVEMDIPITEVAINDVILVRPGEKIPVDGEVINGASMVDEAMVTGESLPVQKQPGYEVIGATINKTGSFQFRATRVGNDTFLAQIVKLVQQAQGSKAPIQRLADQVTGWFVPVVMAIAIATFVIWFNFMGNFTLAIMTTVGVLIIACPCALGLATPTSIMVGTGKGAENGILIKDAQSLELAHKIQTIVLDKTGTLTEGKPTVTDFVSVNGTADHNELQLLQLAASVERNSEHPLAEAVVKYAQSQEVSLTEADNFAAVAGSGVQAVVSERLVQIGTQRWMAELGINTDVLQENKDAWETAAKTVILMAVDGEIAGVMGIADALKPSSAAAVKILQKLGLEVVMLTGDNRKTAETIAQQVGIQRVFPEVRPDQKAAMIQSLQGEKNEAKIVAMVGDGINDAPALAQADVGIAIGTGTDVAIAASDITLISGDLQGIVTAIQLSRATIRNIRQNLFFAFIYNVIGIPIAAGILFPMFGWLLNPIIAGAAMALSSVSVVTNALRLRKFQPKVIS, from the coding sequence GTATGAGTTGCGCCTCCTGTGCGAACAATATCGACCAAGCAATTCGCTCGGTTCCAGGGGTGACTGACTGTAATGTTAACTTTGGTTTTGAGCAAGCCACGATTAATTATGACCAAAAACGCACTGATTTAAAGACAATTCAAGCCGCTATCGATGCTGTGGGATACTCTTCTTATTTACCGCAAACAGATATTCTGGCTGGGGAAGATGAGACTGAAAAAGCCAGTAAGTTAGCGGAAGATAGGGAAATTACCCGCAAGGTGATTGTGGGGGGTGTGATTGGGATTATCATGTTTGTCGGTTCCATACCGATGATGACTGGGATAAATGTGCCGTTTATTCCCGCATTTCTCCATAATTATTGGGTGCAGTTAGTGTTGACTATACCTGTACAATTCTGGTGTGGTTGGAGTTTTTACGTGAATGGTTGGAAAGCCCTGAAACACCATACAGCAACAATGGATACTCTGATGGCTGTGGGTACAAGTGCAGCATTTCTCTATTCTGTGTTTGTGACTTTCTTCCCTGGATTTTTTATGGCTCAGGGTTTGATGCCTCATGTATATTATGAGGTTTCGGTGATTGTAATTGCTTTAATTTTGCTGGGGCGGTTGTTAGAACATCGCGCGAGGGGAAAAACTTCGGAAGCTATTCATCAACTCATGGGACTACAACCCAAAAATGCTAGAGTTATCCGTGATGGTGTGGAAATGGATATTCCCATTACGGAAGTCGCAATTAATGATGTGATTTTGGTGCGCCCTGGGGAAAAGATTCCGGTAGATGGTGAGGTGATTAATGGTGCTTCTATGGTGGATGAGGCGATGGTGACTGGTGAAAGTTTACCAGTGCAGAAGCAACCAGGGTATGAGGTAATTGGGGCGACGATTAACAAAACTGGTAGTTTTCAGTTTCGGGCGACACGAGTGGGAAATGATACGTTTTTGGCGCAAATTGTCAAACTTGTGCAGCAAGCCCAAGGTTCTAAAGCTCCTATTCAAAGGTTAGCAGATCAGGTTACGGGCTGGTTTGTACCTGTTGTGATGGCGATCGCGATCGCCACTTTTGTGATTTGGTTTAATTTTATGGGTAACTTTACCCTCGCCATCATGACGACGGTGGGTGTATTAATTATCGCCTGTCCTTGTGCTTTGGGTTTAGCTACTCCAACTTCAATTATGGTGGGGACTGGTAAAGGGGCAGAAAATGGTATTTTAATTAAAGATGCCCAAAGCTTAGAATTAGCACACAAAATTCAAACCATTGTTCTCGATAAAACTGGGACTTTAACTGAAGGAAAACCCACAGTTACAGATTTTGTCTCTGTCAACGGTACAGCCGATCATAATGAACTCCAGCTTTTACAGTTGGCTGCATCCGTGGAACGCAATTCTGAGCATCCCTTGGCGGAAGCTGTGGTAAAATATGCTCAATCCCAAGAGGTGAGTTTAACTGAAGCTGATAATTTTGCAGCCGTTGCTGGGAGTGGTGTGCAAGCTGTGGTTTCCGAACGCTTGGTACAAATTGGTACACAGCGCTGGATGGCAGAATTGGGCATCAATACTGACGTTCTCCAGGAAAATAAAGATGCTTGGGAAACTGCGGCTAAAACTGTGATTTTAATGGCTGTAGATGGTGAAATAGCAGGAGTTATGGGTATTGCCGATGCTCTGAAACCTTCCTCAGCCGCAGCAGTGAAAATACTGCAAAAACTGGGTTTAGAGGTAGTAATGTTAACTGGAGATAATCGGAAAACTGCGGAGACGATCGCGCAACAAGTCGGCATCCAGCGAGTGTTTCCAGAGGTGCGCCCAGACCAAAAAGCGGCGATGATTCAATCTCTGCAAGGCGAAAAGAATGAAGCTAAAATTGTGGCGATGGTAGGCGATGGGATTAATGATGCGCCTGCGCTAGCACAAGCAGATGTGGGTATTGCAATTGGTACTGGAACAGATGTGGCGATCGCCGCTAGTGATATTACACTGATTTCAGGAGACTTACAAGGAATCGTCACAGCCATTCAACTCAGCCGAGCCACAATTCGCAATATCCGCCAAAACCTGTTCTTTGCCTTTATCTACAACGTTATCGGCATTCCTATCGCTGCGGGAATTTTGTTTCCTATGTTTGGCTGGTTGCTAAATCCGATTATTGCCGGTGCTGCAATGGCTTTATCTTCGGTTTCTGTGGTGACAAATGCCCTCAGATTGCGAAAGTTTCAGCCAAAAGTCATCTCCTAA